The Sorangiineae bacterium MSr11367 genome window below encodes:
- a CDS encoding beta/gamma crystallin family protein, with protein sequence MNAKNQALGVVLGAVFAMIVPGCSEGAEVAEQDTTNATSDEVTIQQTEFRTYDLTNYGGTNEGIGGASGCNNLGSTAGLVSSLKIKDGNYKFYARNDCQGGFLGLTGPRDIANLADFGWDNRIRSVKVTGSCETCR encoded by the coding sequence ATGAACGCGAAGAATCAGGCGCTCGGCGTCGTCCTTGGAGCCGTGTTTGCGATGATCGTTCCCGGTTGTAGCGAAGGCGCCGAGGTGGCGGAACAAGACACCACGAACGCCACGTCGGACGAGGTGACGATTCAGCAGACGGAGTTTCGTACGTATGACTTGACAAATTACGGCGGGACCAATGAGGGCATTGGCGGCGCATCGGGCTGCAACAACCTCGGCTCCACCGCCGGATTGGTATCCTCGTTGAAAATCAAAGATGGGAATTACAAGTTTTACGCCCGCAATGACTGCCAGGGCGGATTCCTTGGCCTTACGGGGCCAAGAGACATCGCCAATCTGGCCGACTTCGGCTGGGACAATAGGATCCGTTCGGTCAAGGTTACCGGATCCTGTGAAACATGTCGCTGA
- a CDS encoding class I SAM-dependent methyltransferase: MAFFRALNTLGVTRVRDFSDPFAAQLLPPSVGRVVQGAQWLLEGRQGLGQRWWVASRGLIDTVALRSRAIDTAWGEAYRLGVRQLVILGAGLDARAYRLDLLQGVHVFEVDHPATQQFKRARAASLRSPAESLRYVPVDFAHDDLGNALRDAGLRTDERAFVIWEGVTMYLPHRAVEETLSKLSKLVPPGSRLAMTYLEPATRRHEPLIRRNLRRWILSRSGEPQLGLMRREHATRLLEGVRFRALSDENRVEFAARFSDESAEETAGALGERMVVAEKV, encoded by the coding sequence GTGGCCTTTTTTCGTGCACTCAATACGTTGGGCGTCACGCGCGTTCGCGACTTCTCCGATCCGTTTGCCGCGCAGTTGCTGCCGCCCTCCGTGGGGCGGGTCGTGCAGGGCGCGCAGTGGTTGCTCGAAGGTCGGCAGGGCCTGGGGCAGCGGTGGTGGGTCGCATCGCGCGGCCTCATCGACACCGTCGCTTTGCGCTCGCGCGCCATCGACACCGCATGGGGCGAGGCTTACCGCCTCGGTGTCCGGCAGTTGGTGATCCTCGGGGCGGGGCTCGACGCACGGGCGTACCGGCTCGACCTTCTGCAGGGCGTGCACGTCTTCGAGGTCGACCATCCGGCCACGCAGCAGTTCAAACGCGCCCGTGCGGCGTCGCTGCGATCACCGGCGGAATCGCTCCGGTACGTGCCCGTGGACTTCGCGCACGACGATTTGGGAAACGCCCTGCGCGACGCCGGGCTGCGCACGGACGAGCGCGCGTTCGTGATTTGGGAAGGCGTCACCATGTACCTGCCGCATCGAGCGGTCGAAGAAACGCTCTCGAAACTTTCCAAACTCGTCCCGCCCGGGAGCCGATTGGCCATGACGTACCTCGAGCCTGCGACGCGCCGCCACGAGCCGCTCATCCGTCGCAATCTGCGCCGCTGGATCTTGTCGCGCAGCGGCGAGCCGCAGCTCGGATTGATGCGCCGGGAGCATGCGACACGCCTACTCGAGGGCGTGCGGTTTCGCGCATTGAGCGACGAGAACCGGGTCGAATTCGCTGCGCGCTTTTCCGACGAATCAGCGGAGGAAACGGCGGGCGCCTTGGGCGAGCGCATGGTCGTGGCCGAGAAGGTGTAA
- a CDS encoding GFA family protein: MKTPRTYSASCHCGSTRFRFTGEEIRTGLRCNCSICIRKGMVVSSNYIRASEVEVEGQEHLALYQFGDKCMNHFFCRTCGIAPFSRVASLPPDYTGQARLGDYRVNLGCVHDLDALNLDIEVIDGRSF; the protein is encoded by the coding sequence ATGAAGACGCCGAGAACTTACAGCGCCAGTTGCCACTGCGGCTCGACTCGCTTCAGGTTTACGGGTGAGGAGATCCGCACCGGGCTCAGATGCAACTGCTCGATCTGCATCCGCAAGGGCATGGTCGTGTCCTCGAACTACATCCGCGCATCGGAGGTCGAGGTGGAAGGGCAGGAGCATCTGGCGCTCTACCAGTTTGGGGACAAGTGCATGAACCACTTCTTTTGCCGCACGTGCGGAATCGCCCCATTCAGCCGAGTGGCATCACTCCCTCCTGACTACACCGGGCAAGCGAGACTAGGGGATTACCGGGTGAACTTGGGATGCGTTCACGACCTGGATGCACTCAACCTCGATATCGAGGTCATTGACGGCAGATCCTTTTAG
- a CDS encoding YbhB/YbcL family Raf kinase inhibitor-like protein, with the protein MDHDPHGLAIQQIALISQFACSISIYRRQPWRCALLRLTYPLAGYVGRPWLCTIADFEDGAPMRTIFPTLGFFAMVVGGFGCADDSPSQSGAASLCTDSGTSPSDFEAGTGGLTSVDNAPLGPTANVEITGHIFKPEPLPAPDVSKITVPAGFVLTKVAEKLGNARLIVVAKNGTIYITRREQGDVLMLKDAGDGQLAAPVRVASRSGLHGLALYENKAYLATPHEIFRGEVLADGTFGPLEMLIHDLPDAGQHNTRTLQIGPDAMLYVSIGSTCNECNEPNRENASILRASLDGKSRAIWASGLRDTIGWGWHPQTGELWGFDHGIDWLGDDLQKEELNEIQRGNHYGWPYFFGNNQVNPHADPPGGLSKAERRKVSTPMVLGYTAHAAPMQMSFYDGPQFPAEYRGDAFVSMRGSWNRKPPSGYEIVRVHFQDGRPRSITPFVTGFVGREGEYGRLCGNAVAKDGSLLFTDDRNGVLYRLSFNGMPNGKPASIIPAGPMLAQAARGSGVPLAIERPETATAATLTVTSRAFANGGLIPVVHSEYEQGASFPVAWTAGPVGTQSYVLIMEDPDATTPKPYVHWIAWNIPATATSLREGLQEQDVLLDPPNLRQGTTSGGTIGYRGPRPLAGDPPHVYHVQVFAMDRLLDVPLSGADRDQVLSAMNGHVLARGQLMGAFARPPTQVSRP; encoded by the coding sequence ATGGACCATGACCCCCACGGCCTAGCCATTCAGCAAATTGCACTTATCTCGCAATTTGCTTGCAGTATATCGATTTATCGCAGGCAGCCTTGGCGCTGCGCCCTGTTGCGCCTCACGTATCCCTTGGCCGGCTACGTGGGGCGTCCTTGGCTTTGCACAATCGCAGACTTCGAGGACGGTGCTCCCATGCGAACGATTTTTCCGACGTTGGGCTTCTTTGCGATGGTAGTGGGTGGCTTTGGTTGCGCCGACGATTCCCCATCGCAAAGCGGCGCCGCTTCGCTGTGTACGGATTCGGGCACGTCGCCGAGCGATTTCGAAGCTGGCACTGGAGGACTGACGTCGGTCGACAATGCTCCGTTGGGACCGACGGCCAACGTCGAAATTACAGGGCATATCTTCAAGCCGGAACCTCTGCCTGCGCCCGACGTTTCGAAGATCACGGTACCCGCCGGTTTCGTGCTAACGAAAGTGGCCGAGAAGCTCGGCAACGCCAGGCTCATCGTCGTGGCAAAGAATGGGACGATTTATATCACCCGTCGCGAACAAGGCGATGTTCTCATGCTCAAGGATGCGGGAGACGGACAGCTTGCCGCGCCCGTGCGTGTGGCCAGCCGCTCGGGACTTCACGGCCTGGCCCTTTACGAGAACAAGGCATATCTCGCGACGCCGCACGAGATCTTTCGCGGAGAGGTGTTGGCCGACGGGACGTTCGGTCCTCTCGAGATGCTCATCCACGATCTGCCGGACGCAGGGCAGCACAATACGCGCACGCTCCAGATCGGCCCGGACGCTATGCTTTACGTGAGCATCGGATCCACGTGCAACGAGTGCAATGAGCCCAATCGGGAGAACGCGAGCATTCTTCGTGCATCGCTCGACGGCAAGTCGCGCGCAATCTGGGCGTCGGGCCTGCGCGATACGATCGGCTGGGGATGGCATCCCCAGACCGGCGAACTTTGGGGATTCGATCACGGCATCGACTGGCTCGGCGATGATCTGCAGAAGGAAGAACTGAATGAGATCCAACGCGGCAACCACTACGGTTGGCCCTATTTCTTTGGAAACAATCAGGTCAATCCTCACGCCGATCCGCCGGGTGGTCTCTCCAAAGCGGAACGACGGAAGGTCAGTACCCCGATGGTGCTGGGTTACACGGCCCACGCAGCTCCCATGCAAATGTCCTTTTACGATGGCCCCCAGTTTCCCGCGGAATACCGCGGCGACGCGTTCGTGTCGATGCGGGGCTCGTGGAACCGAAAACCGCCGTCCGGTTACGAGATCGTGCGAGTCCATTTTCAGGACGGCCGGCCACGGTCCATCACGCCATTCGTCACCGGCTTCGTTGGTCGAGAAGGAGAATACGGACGGCTTTGCGGAAACGCAGTTGCCAAGGATGGGTCTCTTCTATTTACCGATGATCGAAACGGCGTGCTCTATCGACTGTCGTTCAACGGCATGCCCAACGGCAAGCCGGCCTCGATCATTCCGGCCGGCCCGATGCTTGCTCAAGCTGCACGCGGTTCGGGAGTACCGCTCGCGATCGAACGACCGGAGACCGCCACCGCCGCCACGCTTACGGTGACCTCGAGGGCCTTCGCGAATGGCGGCCTGATTCCCGTGGTCCATTCCGAGTATGAACAGGGGGCGAGCTTCCCGGTCGCATGGACCGCGGGTCCTGTGGGGACGCAATCGTACGTCCTCATCATGGAGGACCCCGATGCGACGACGCCCAAACCCTATGTGCACTGGATCGCATGGAATATTCCTGCAACGGCGACGAGCTTGCGCGAAGGTCTACAGGAGCAGGATGTCCTCTTGGATCCGCCAAATTTGCGACAGGGCACGACGTCCGGCGGGACCATAGGCTACCGCGGGCCGCGCCCGCTCGCGGGCGATCCGCCGCACGTCTACCACGTGCAGGTGTTCGCTATGGATAGGCTGCTCGACGTTCCGCTCAGCGGCGCAGATCGCGATCAAGTGCTCTCCGCGATGAACGGTCATGTGCTTGCGCGTGGACAACTAATGGGAGCGTTTGCCAGGCCCCCTACGCAAGTGTCACGACCATGA
- a CDS encoding response regulator codes for MRLDNVRVLVVDDEPDSLLLMGKAFQARGAIVRAASSAAEGRRELESFSPDAIVSDIGMPDEDGYAFMRSLRAMPVAHAIPAIALTGYAYPEDAQMAIEAGFNRHMIKPVNLQALLQNVHELVNASSADDTKP; via the coding sequence GTGAGGCTCGACAACGTTCGGGTCCTCGTGGTCGATGACGAACCTGATTCGCTTCTCCTCATGGGAAAGGCTTTTCAAGCGCGCGGGGCGATCGTACGCGCCGCAAGTTCCGCCGCCGAGGGACGCCGTGAGCTCGAATCGTTCTCGCCGGACGCGATCGTCAGCGACATCGGCATGCCCGACGAAGACGGCTACGCGTTCATGCGAAGCCTGCGAGCCATGCCCGTAGCTCATGCCATCCCGGCCATCGCCCTTACCGGCTACGCATATCCGGAAGATGCCCAAATGGCCATTGAAGCGGGGTTCAACCGGCATATGATCAAGCCGGTGAACCTGCAAGCGCTTTTGCAGAACGTTCACGAGCTGGTCAATGCCTCGAGCGCGGACGATACGAAACCATGA
- a CDS encoding DJ-1/PfpI family protein produces MFFPESMSASPCGARSRPSTTFSRYLIRPEQGAQVRPRACRGILVFGNEPAHGNPPIFVQERPHGGEHVAAHVLEAHVHAVGACTRQFFGDGIGDLRRAQTIVVAGWRDVEETPPAPLLDAIRRAADRGARLVSICTGAFVLAAAGVLDTLRATTHWRYVDRLRERYPKITVEPDVLYVDEGRILTSAGLDLCLHIVRCDHGAKIADAVARRLVVPTHREGGQAQFVPKRAFRR; encoded by the coding sequence ATGTTCTTTCCGGAAAGCATGTCGGCGAGCCCCTGCGGTGCACGTTCGAGACCCTCCACGACGTTCTCGCGGTACTTGATTCGGCCCGAGCAAGGTGCGCAGGTTCGGCCCCGGGCGTGCCGTGGGATCCTCGTATTCGGAAATGAGCCCGCACACGGTAACCCGCCCATATTCGTTCAGGAGCGGCCACACGGCGGCGAGCACGTCGCCGCCCACGTTCTCGAAGCACACGTCCACGCCGTGGGGGCATGCACGCGCCAGTTCTTCGGCGATGGCATCGGAGATTTACGTCGCGCCCAGACCATCGTCGTCGCGGGATGGCGCGACGTCGAGGAGACTCCACCGGCGCCCCTCCTCGATGCGATCCGCCGTGCGGCGGACCGCGGTGCACGTCTCGTTTCGATATGCACGGGCGCGTTCGTGCTCGCGGCCGCCGGTGTTTTGGATACCCTTCGCGCGACCACGCATTGGCGCTACGTCGATCGGCTGCGCGAGCGATATCCAAAGATTACGGTCGAGCCCGACGTGCTCTATGTCGACGAGGGTCGAATTCTCACGTCCGCGGGACTCGACCTTTGCTTGCACATCGTGCGGTGCGACCACGGCGCGAAGATCGCCGACGCCGTGGCACGCCGCTTGGTCGTGCCGACGCATCGCGAAGGAGGTCAGGCACAGTTCGTACCCAAACGGGCGTTCCGGCGATGA
- a CDS encoding amidase family protein — translation MTELWRLPAAELAHRIRSREVSAREAADAALDRLDAVNAKIHAVIAHRPEWVRAQATQVDDALARGEDPGPLAGVPVTVKINVDQAGFATTNGTRLQENLIAQANSPVVDNLVRAGAVLLGRTNSPTFALRWFTSNQVHGKTLNPRDPSITPGGSTGGGAAAVTAGIGHIALGTDIGGSLRYPAYACGVHGLRPSFGRVPAFNASSPERPIGPQLMSAAGPIARTVNDLRIALAAMSAPDPRDPWWVPAPLKGPDRPLHAALCLRPGGMQIAHEVEAALREAGRRLADAGWSVEEIEDTPLIRDAADVQERLWLGDGFEAFADAVARDGDPAALAIVAAVRPRVQAMPADAVNGSLVRRTTLTREWRLFLTRYPVLLLPVSGELPFPDDLDLKGEEGFRRVWEAQLTMRALPALGLPGLTVSTGMVGSVPVGVQIVAGHFREDLLFRAGEAIEAGGTPISPVDPV, via the coding sequence GTGACTGAACTCTGGCGTTTACCCGCAGCCGAACTTGCCCACCGCATTCGCAGCCGCGAGGTCTCGGCTCGGGAGGCGGCGGACGCCGCGCTCGATCGACTGGACGCGGTCAACGCGAAAATTCATGCCGTCATCGCGCACCGTCCGGAGTGGGTCCGGGCGCAGGCCACCCAGGTGGACGATGCACTGGCCCGAGGCGAGGATCCCGGCCCTCTCGCGGGCGTCCCGGTGACGGTGAAGATCAATGTCGATCAAGCGGGCTTCGCCACCACGAACGGCACGCGGCTGCAGGAAAACCTGATCGCACAAGCGAACAGTCCCGTGGTCGACAACCTCGTTCGAGCCGGCGCCGTGCTGCTCGGCCGGACCAATTCACCGACGTTCGCCTTGCGCTGGTTCACCAGCAATCAAGTCCATGGCAAGACGCTCAATCCCCGGGATCCATCCATCACCCCGGGAGGATCGACCGGAGGTGGGGCGGCCGCGGTGACGGCGGGCATCGGGCACATCGCCCTCGGCACCGACATCGGCGGGTCCCTTCGTTACCCGGCATACGCGTGCGGCGTCCATGGGCTGCGCCCCTCCTTCGGCCGGGTTCCCGCCTTCAACGCATCTTCGCCCGAGCGCCCCATCGGCCCGCAGCTGATGTCCGCCGCCGGCCCCATCGCGCGCACGGTGAACGATCTGCGTATCGCGCTCGCGGCGATGTCCGCGCCCGATCCCCGCGATCCATGGTGGGTGCCCGCGCCCTTGAAGGGGCCGGATCGACCACTGCACGCCGCGCTTTGTCTGCGCCCAGGAGGAATGCAGATTGCCCACGAGGTCGAGGCGGCGCTGAGAGAGGCGGGCCGTCGCTTGGCCGACGCGGGTTGGTCGGTCGAGGAGATCGAGGACACGCCCTTGATTCGCGATGCCGCCGACGTGCAGGAACGACTATGGCTGGGCGACGGGTTCGAAGCCTTCGCCGACGCCGTCGCGCGGGACGGCGATCCTGCCGCACTCGCCATCGTTGCGGCCGTCCGCCCCAGGGTCCAGGCCATGCCCGCCGATGCCGTCAACGGTTCGCTGGTGCGGCGAACCACGTTGACGCGCGAATGGCGCTTGTTCCTAACGCGATATCCGGTCCTCCTGCTTCCGGTTTCGGGGGAATTGCCATTCCCCGACGACCTCGATCTGAAGGGGGAAGAAGGGTTTCGACGCGTGTGGGAGGCTCAGCTCACGATGAGAGCCTTGCCAGCGCTGGGCTTGCCGGGCCTCACCGTATCGACGGGCATGGTCGGCTCCGTTCCGGTCGGTGTGCAGATCGTCGCGGGTCATTTCCGTGAAGATCTGCTGTTTCGTGCGGGCGAGGCCATCGAGGCAGGAGGGACGCCGATCTCGCCCGTCGATCCTGTATGA
- a CDS encoding M1 family metallopeptidase: MIEFNYQRGNTLSSFVHRSPIRGAWILALGTAMAGTVACSSDGRVDDRDGEKLQATALDNTLLDEALGAAGASGIGDPYYPDLGNGGYDVSHYDIRLKYEPVSDLLAGTATITATALQDLSSFNLDFLLKVKSVRVNGRDAAFTSSAGELAVKPSIGLRKGTTMVVIVDYEDVPSQVTSNVAWIPAWRRTAGGALSTGEPFTAEWWFPCNNHPLDKATYDVSVAVPDGYEAISNGVLIAKSPPEDGWVRWQWRSSRPQVSYATIIAMGQYQIETGVTSSGRPFVNAYADDLGADAELARNLVNKTPAIIDFFSGKLGEYPFEAQGGIVARGRFGMETQTRPTYGSDLFGMGYLDYFIVHELAHEWFGDSVSLMRWRDLWLNEGFATYGEFLWSEHVGDGTAQDVADHHYDSHPVDDPFWQILPGDPSPGGDTHFHAAVYQRGAMTLQAVRHAVGDEAFFTILRTWLRQNRYGNATTDAFIALSERISGKSLRPLFDTWLYTSGRPTTRPSGTSPKVSAIAPRSYAAILGVHEKLDAIGHASLVAR; the protein is encoded by the coding sequence ATGATTGAATTCAATTACCAACGCGGCAACACCTTATCTAGTTTCGTCCATCGCTCTCCGATTCGCGGTGCGTGGATTCTTGCGCTCGGAACGGCCATGGCCGGCACGGTGGCATGCAGCAGCGATGGCCGTGTAGACGACCGCGATGGGGAGAAGCTCCAGGCGACAGCCTTGGACAACACGTTGCTCGACGAAGCGCTCGGCGCCGCGGGAGCTTCGGGGATCGGTGACCCATACTATCCCGATCTGGGCAATGGCGGTTACGACGTGTCACATTACGATATTCGACTGAAGTACGAGCCCGTGAGCGATCTCCTCGCGGGCACCGCCACGATCACGGCCACCGCCCTGCAGGATCTGTCCAGCTTCAATCTCGACTTTCTACTGAAGGTGAAGTCGGTGCGGGTGAACGGGAGAGACGCGGCCTTCACATCCTCCGCCGGGGAACTCGCCGTGAAGCCCTCCATCGGACTGCGCAAAGGCACCACGATGGTCGTCATCGTGGACTACGAGGACGTTCCTTCCCAGGTTACGTCGAACGTTGCGTGGATCCCTGCGTGGAGAAGGACTGCAGGCGGCGCACTGTCGACGGGCGAACCGTTTACGGCGGAGTGGTGGTTCCCGTGCAACAACCATCCTTTGGACAAGGCAACGTACGACGTCTCCGTCGCCGTGCCCGATGGGTACGAAGCCATATCCAACGGTGTACTCATCGCAAAGAGCCCGCCCGAAGATGGGTGGGTGCGCTGGCAATGGCGCAGCAGCAGGCCGCAAGTCTCTTATGCGACCATCATTGCGATGGGGCAGTACCAGATCGAGACGGGCGTAACGTCGAGCGGCAGACCGTTCGTCAACGCGTACGCCGATGATCTCGGCGCGGACGCCGAGCTGGCGCGAAACCTAGTGAACAAGACGCCTGCCATCATCGACTTCTTCTCCGGCAAGCTCGGCGAATACCCATTCGAGGCGCAGGGCGGCATCGTGGCGCGCGGTAGGTTCGGCATGGAGACGCAGACCCGGCCCACCTACGGCAGCGATCTCTTTGGTATGGGGTATCTCGACTACTTCATCGTCCACGAACTTGCCCATGAGTGGTTCGGGGACTCCGTTTCCCTGATGCGCTGGCGCGACCTTTGGCTGAACGAGGGCTTCGCGACCTACGGGGAGTTTCTTTGGTCCGAGCACGTGGGCGATGGCACGGCGCAGGATGTCGCCGACCACCATTACGATTCCCATCCAGTCGACGATCCGTTCTGGCAGATTCTCCCCGGAGATCCGAGCCCCGGCGGCGACACGCACTTCCACGCTGCCGTGTACCAGCGCGGTGCTATGACGCTCCAGGCGGTGCGCCACGCTGTGGGAGACGAGGCATTCTTCACCATCCTGCGCACGTGGTTGCGGCAGAATCGGTACGGCAACGCCACCACGGACGCGTTCATCGCCTTGTCGGAACGAATCTCGGGCAAGTCCTTGCGTCCGTTGTTCGACACCTGGCTTTACACATCGGGCAGGCCCACCACGCGCCCGTCCGGCACCTCCCCGAAGGTGTCCGCCATAGCGCCGCGCTCGTATGCCGCGATCCTCGGCGTGCACGAGAAACTCGACGCCATTGGCCACGCATCACTCGTCGCGCGCTAG
- a CDS encoding DUF5694 domain-containing protein — MFGRNAVLGLLALLALGCTNADMARPRVDLSVLDEGMAGPRTQVLVLGSVHLSQLPEGFKPETLAPVIDRLAAFKPDIITIEKLSGEACDYIARHPSMYPDGMPRYCHGTATVKAATGLDVPAAIAEVRKLSKDWPAKPAPEQRRRLAMLFLAADDDASALVQWLQLPAAERRAGDGLDDALVASLEKLVTRRNESYQIAASLAARLGLQRVYATDDHTGDYVDVDAAEDETLWKTVQAAWKAAEAKAAPIHQQEEALTKRGDMLALYRFINRPDVLRTVIQADFAAALRDPSTQHYGRMYVTGWEVRNLRMVANIHATFRERPGVRVLSIVGRAHKPWFDGLLGQMQGVDIVDLQQVLK, encoded by the coding sequence ATGTTCGGGCGCAATGCCGTATTGGGCTTATTGGCGCTATTGGCCCTTGGGTGCACGAACGCCGACATGGCCCGGCCCCGGGTCGACCTGTCGGTGCTCGATGAGGGCATGGCCGGGCCGCGCACGCAGGTGCTGGTGCTGGGCTCGGTGCATCTATCGCAGCTGCCCGAAGGTTTCAAACCGGAGACGCTGGCGCCCGTGATCGACCGGCTGGCCGCCTTCAAGCCCGATATCATCACCATCGAAAAGCTTTCGGGCGAAGCCTGTGATTACATCGCGCGTCATCCATCCATGTATCCGGATGGAATGCCGCGGTACTGTCACGGGACCGCGACGGTGAAAGCCGCCACGGGCCTGGACGTGCCCGCGGCGATCGCCGAGGTGCGCAAGCTGTCGAAGGATTGGCCGGCGAAGCCCGCGCCGGAACAGCGCCGGCGGTTGGCGATGCTGTTCTTGGCCGCCGACGACGATGCGTCGGCCCTGGTGCAATGGCTGCAGCTGCCCGCGGCAGAACGTCGTGCCGGCGACGGCTTGGACGACGCGCTGGTCGCGTCGCTCGAAAAACTCGTGACGCGACGGAACGAAAGCTATCAGATCGCCGCGAGTTTGGCCGCCCGGTTGGGGCTGCAACGCGTATACGCCACGGACGATCACACCGGCGACTACGTCGATGTCGATGCGGCCGAAGATGAGACGCTCTGGAAAACGGTGCAAGCGGCGTGGAAGGCGGCCGAAGCAAAGGCGGCGCCGATACACCAGCAAGAAGAAGCTCTCACCAAGCGCGGCGACATGCTGGCGCTGTACCGCTTCATCAATCGCCCTGACGTGCTGCGTACCGTCATTCAAGCGGACTTCGCCGCCGCATTGCGCGACCCCTCGACGCAGCATTACGGACGGATGTACGTCACCGGCTGGGAAGTGCGTAATCTGCGCATGGTCGCCAACATCCACGCGACCTTCCGAGAGCGGCCCGGCGTGCGGGTGCTGTCGA
- a CDS encoding GNAT family N-acetyltransferase, with translation MSETMRAHLRELVRDWVEGWALSRDVSAPLEVPEGFFIHVGRPGHMVRYVLPEHDPAMLRALVQRATSPGTWLKICASRDEIELPDSWAISEPEFLMAVALHSAPPPEVPIPYEIEIETHAHITDARLRATDGSVAASGRIVVHGASAVVDQVVTDPAHRRRGLGSFVMKQLCARAADRGASRGALVATSEGLELYRSLGWTLESPMTVAILRPDTHAVPTFSF, from the coding sequence GTGTCTGAAACGATGCGCGCGCACCTCCGAGAGTTGGTCCGGGACTGGGTCGAAGGCTGGGCGCTTTCGCGGGATGTCTCGGCCCCGCTGGAAGTGCCAGAAGGCTTTTTTATCCATGTCGGTCGCCCTGGGCACATGGTGCGGTACGTCTTGCCGGAGCACGATCCCGCCATGCTCCGTGCTCTCGTCCAACGTGCTACGTCGCCGGGTACCTGGTTGAAGATATGCGCCTCTCGTGACGAGATCGAATTACCCGACTCTTGGGCCATCTCCGAACCCGAGTTTCTGATGGCCGTCGCTTTGCACAGCGCACCGCCTCCGGAGGTGCCGATTCCTTACGAAATCGAGATTGAGACGCACGCGCACATCACGGACGCTCGACTTCGAGCCACGGATGGCAGCGTCGCCGCAAGCGGCCGAATCGTCGTGCACGGTGCGAGCGCCGTCGTGGACCAAGTGGTAACCGATCCTGCACACCGCCGACGAGGGCTGGGTAGCTTCGTCATGAAGCAGCTCTGCGCGCGCGCCGCGGATCGCGGCGCATCGCGCGGGGCCCTTGTGGCCACGTCCGAGGGGCTCGAGCTCTATCGATCTCTCGGGTGGACGCTCGAGTCTCCCATGACCGTCGCCATTCTTCGCCCAGATACGCATGCCGTGCCGACCTTCTCGTTCTGA
- a CDS encoding YciI family protein — MSKDTQVSEYLVLSRGRWDEDKSPHEIQGAIDAFYAWHERAVREGRMRAGQRLGVERRLVSKQGVNDGPFAETKEVIGGYWFILASSLEEACALAAENPCLACGLTFEVRPIELTRASALAVSNETAVRR, encoded by the coding sequence ATGAGCAAGGACACACAGGTCTCCGAGTATCTGGTGCTCTCCCGCGGGCGCTGGGATGAAGACAAATCGCCGCACGAAATACAAGGCGCCATCGATGCATTCTACGCCTGGCATGAGCGCGCCGTTCGCGAAGGTCGGATGCGCGCCGGACAACGGCTTGGCGTCGAACGCAGACTCGTCTCGAAGCAAGGCGTGAACGATGGGCCGTTCGCCGAAACCAAAGAAGTGATCGGCGGCTATTGGTTCATCCTCGCCTCCAGCCTCGAAGAGGCCTGCGCGCTGGCTGCCGAGAACCCTTGCTTGGCCTGCGGCCTGACCTTCGAGGTTCGGCCGATCGAGCTCACGCGGGCCAGCGCGCTCGCCGTCAGCAACGAGACAGCCGTTCGACGCTGA
- a CDS encoding DUF2171 domain-containing protein → MIQPSQIKPHVPVVCSKGGQFAVVDHVEGTGSIKLAKDDKGQHHYIPMSWVTKVDDKVHVDRPGDQAMREWTMTPTA, encoded by the coding sequence ATGATTCAACCCAGTCAGATCAAGCCGCACGTGCCCGTCGTCTGTTCGAAGGGCGGTCAGTTCGCCGTCGTTGATCACGTAGAGGGCACCGGATCCATCAAGCTCGCCAAGGATGACAAGGGCCAGCATCACTATATCCCCATGAGTTGGGTGACCAAGGTCGATGATAAGGTGCACGTCGATCGCCCCGGCGATCAGGCGATGCGTGAATGGACCATGACCCCCACGGCCTAG
- a CDS encoding RidA family protein gives MSVYDKLEELGITLPAAGAPAASYVMSAQTGKTVLLSGHIAKRDGRVWVGKLGQTMTTEEGQAAARAVAIDLIATLHAHTGNLDKISRIVKVMSLVNSSPEFTEHHLVTNGASELLAAVFGERGKHARSAFGVAQIPLGACVEIELTAEVES, from the coding sequence ATGTCCGTTTACGATAAGCTCGAGGAACTTGGCATCACGCTTCCCGCAGCCGGTGCTCCCGCTGCGTCCTACGTCATGAGCGCGCAGACCGGGAAGACCGTCTTGCTGTCAGGTCACATCGCCAAGCGCGATGGTCGCGTCTGGGTTGGAAAGCTCGGCCAGACGATGACGACGGAGGAAGGACAGGCGGCAGCCCGTGCCGTGGCCATCGATCTCATCGCCACCCTTCATGCGCACACCGGCAATCTCGATAAGATCAGCCGCATCGTCAAGGTGATGAGCCTCGTCAACTCCAGCCCCGAGTTCACCGAGCACCATCTCGTCACCAACGGTGCCTCCGAGCTGCTCGCCGCCGTCTTTGGCGAGCGTGGCAAGCATGCCCGCTCGGCCTTCGGCGTCGCGCAGATCCCACTGGGCGCCTGCGTCGAAATCGAACTCACCGCCGAGGTCGAGTCCTAG